Proteins from a genomic interval of Marmoricola sp. OAE513:
- a CDS encoding DUF3105 domain-containing protein, translating into MSDLTPAPSEPVDPPTPTGQSTRLVLVGVAVLAAIGLAVGGVLIATKDSDDDGTTGATPAPCGSVISRETDKTQQHTDDEDVDYADAPPSFGEHFPRWEPFGRAFYGDDRPPVSHLVHNLEHGYTIAWYDEAIAKDEDAMDDLADIAQDYQDEQERFIAVPWKSSDGDDFPDDMHVALTRWSADPDDPADLDAQRGNWLYCGGVEADAIDDFVEAFPNERSPEPGIPLE; encoded by the coding sequence ATGAGCGACCTGACCCCCGCGCCGTCCGAGCCCGTCGACCCGCCGACCCCGACGGGCCAGAGCACCCGCCTGGTCCTCGTCGGAGTGGCCGTCCTGGCCGCGATCGGCCTCGCCGTCGGTGGCGTCCTGATCGCGACCAAGGACAGCGATGACGACGGCACCACCGGCGCCACCCCGGCACCGTGCGGCAGCGTGATCTCCCGGGAGACCGACAAGACCCAGCAGCACACCGACGACGAGGACGTCGACTACGCCGACGCTCCCCCGTCCTTCGGCGAGCACTTCCCCCGGTGGGAGCCGTTCGGCCGCGCGTTCTACGGCGACGACCGCCCGCCGGTCTCGCACCTGGTGCACAACCTGGAGCACGGCTACACGATCGCCTGGTACGACGAGGCCATCGCGAAGGACGAGGATGCGATGGACGACCTCGCCGACATCGCCCAGGACTACCAGGACGAGCAGGAGCGGTTCATCGCCGTGCCGTGGAAGTCCTCGGACGGCGACGACTTCCCAGACGACATGCACGTCGCACTGACCCGCTGGTCGGCCGACCCCGACGACCCGGCCGACCTGGACGCCCAGCGCGGCAACTGGCTCTACTGCGGCGGCGTCGAGGCCGACGCGATCGACGACTTCGTCGAGGCGTTCCCCAACGAGCGCTCCCCCGAACCCGGGATCCCGCTCGAATGA
- the fadD1 gene encoding fatty-acid--CoA ligase FadD1, which produces MAETVQQLVRALADSDSPGLAFGEDSWSWRETVGDAAARAHVLRGWAAPDRPLHVGVLLENTPEMIRALLAGAIGAHVTAGINATRRGESLAADVRRADCQVLLTDTEHLPLLDGLDLGGARVVNTDGEEWASLVGAADRSTDGFEEVGAMDTFMLIFTSGTSGEPKAVQVSNFMVVMSGSVLSDKYGLTPADVCYCAMPLFHSNAIMASFAPALCGGSTIALARKFSATSFLSDIRSYGATYMNYVGKPLAYVLATPELPDDADNPLRTAFGNEASDRDIAEFGRRFGCTVWDGFGSTETAVIITRTDDTPLGSIGQPFDGVAVYDKETRTECPRAVFDASGAVTNLDEAVGELVNTQGAGFFSGYYNDEKATNDRLDGGMYWSGDLGYRDEAGFIYLAGRTDDWLRVDGENLAAAPIEALLLRHPAISQAAVYAVPDANVGDQLMVTLVLRDGTSLEPAAFEAFLAEQPDLSPKGWPRYVRIAEEVPTTATNKVLKRALRTEGTNTTDPLWEREERGRAYRPVVEPVETPS; this is translated from the coding sequence GTGGCTGAGACCGTGCAGCAGCTCGTCCGCGCCCTCGCCGACTCCGACTCCCCCGGCCTCGCCTTCGGCGAGGACTCCTGGTCCTGGCGCGAGACCGTCGGGGACGCCGCCGCCCGGGCGCACGTGCTGCGCGGCTGGGCAGCACCGGACCGACCCCTGCACGTGGGTGTCCTCCTCGAGAACACCCCCGAGATGATCCGTGCCCTGCTGGCCGGAGCGATCGGCGCGCACGTCACCGCCGGCATCAACGCCACCCGCCGTGGCGAGTCGCTCGCGGCCGACGTACGCCGCGCCGACTGCCAGGTGCTGCTCACCGACACCGAGCACCTCCCGCTGCTCGACGGTCTGGACCTGGGCGGCGCACGGGTGGTGAACACCGACGGCGAGGAGTGGGCTTCCCTGGTCGGCGCGGCCGACCGGAGCACCGACGGCTTCGAGGAGGTCGGTGCGATGGACACCTTCATGCTGATCTTCACCTCGGGCACCAGCGGTGAGCCCAAGGCCGTCCAGGTCAGCAACTTCATGGTCGTGATGTCCGGCAGCGTCCTGTCGGACAAGTACGGGCTGACCCCCGCGGACGTCTGCTACTGCGCGATGCCGCTGTTCCACTCCAACGCGATCATGGCCTCGTTCGCCCCGGCGCTCTGCGGCGGTTCGACGATCGCGCTGGCCCGGAAGTTCAGCGCCACCAGCTTCCTGAGCGACATCCGCTCCTACGGCGCGACGTACATGAACTACGTCGGGAAGCCGCTCGCGTACGTGCTGGCCACCCCGGAGCTGCCCGACGACGCCGACAACCCGCTGCGAACCGCGTTCGGCAACGAGGCCTCGGACCGGGACATCGCCGAGTTCGGCCGCCGCTTCGGCTGCACCGTCTGGGACGGTTTCGGTTCGACCGAGACCGCGGTGATCATCACCCGCACCGACGACACGCCGCTCGGCTCGATCGGCCAGCCGTTCGACGGCGTCGCGGTCTACGACAAGGAGACCCGCACCGAGTGCCCGCGGGCCGTCTTCGACGCCTCCGGTGCGGTGACCAACCTCGACGAGGCCGTCGGCGAGCTGGTGAACACCCAGGGCGCCGGATTCTTCTCGGGCTACTACAACGACGAGAAGGCGACCAACGACCGCCTCGACGGTGGCATGTACTGGTCCGGGGACCTCGGCTACCGCGACGAGGCCGGGTTCATCTACCTGGCCGGCCGCACCGACGACTGGCTGCGGGTCGACGGCGAGAACCTCGCTGCCGCCCCGATCGAGGCCCTCCTGCTGCGTCACCCCGCCATCAGCCAGGCTGCCGTGTACGCCGTCCCGGACGCCAACGTGGGCGACCAGCTGATGGTCACCCTGGTGCTGCGCGACGGCACGAGCCTCGAGCCCGCCGCGTTCGAGGCGTTCCTCGCCGAGCAGCCCGACCTCTCCCCCAAGGGCTGGCCCCGCTACGTGCGGATCGCCGAGGAGGTCCCCACGACGGCGACCAACAAGGTGCTCAAGCGGGCGCTGCGCACCGAAGGCACGAACACCACCGACCCGCTGTGGGAGCGCGAGGAGCGCGGCCGCGCGTACCGTCCGGTCGTCGAGCCTGTCGAGACGCCGTCGTGA
- a CDS encoding NAD-dependent epimerase/dehydratase family protein produces MRVAVTGAAGFLGLNVVNALLAEGHDVLAIDRVSLDDPRVTSQIVDVLDEEAMTAALQGIEVVYHLVAVISLRQEDPLAERVNVHGVGAVARAALRAGVRRMVNCGSLASFDYERNGTVHEGSRRSTDPRLPVYHRSKYYGEVELLKVVHEGLDALTCNPTGIYGPVDHPDRLSRMNVSLLDAACGRLPASVPGLFDMVDVRDVAQGFLLAAEKGRTGHNYLLGGHRFDLFDAQVLAATYAGQQGPRIRIPMRLLQTVAPLVDPIARRFGSESFAPAALENISMSPVVDRSKAGAELGYEPRSTQDTVRDLVDFFAANGMLQR; encoded by the coding sequence GTGAGGGTCGCCGTCACCGGCGCCGCCGGCTTCCTCGGGCTCAACGTCGTGAACGCCCTGCTCGCCGAGGGCCACGACGTGCTCGCGATCGACCGGGTCTCGCTGGACGACCCGCGAGTCACCTCCCAGATCGTCGACGTCCTCGACGAGGAGGCGATGACCGCGGCCCTCCAGGGCATCGAGGTCGTCTACCACCTGGTGGCCGTGATCAGCCTGCGCCAGGAGGATCCGCTCGCCGAGCGGGTCAACGTCCACGGCGTCGGTGCGGTGGCTCGCGCCGCCCTGCGCGCCGGCGTACGGCGGATGGTGAACTGCGGCTCGCTGGCCTCCTTCGACTACGAGCGGAACGGCACCGTCCACGAGGGCTCGCGCCGCTCCACCGACCCGCGCCTGCCGGTCTACCACCGGTCGAAGTACTACGGCGAGGTCGAGCTGCTCAAGGTCGTCCACGAAGGTCTCGACGCGCTGACCTGCAACCCGACCGGCATCTACGGGCCGGTCGACCACCCGGACCGGCTCTCCCGGATGAACGTCAGCCTCCTCGACGCCGCCTGCGGCAGGCTCCCGGCCAGCGTGCCGGGCCTGTTCGACATGGTCGACGTCCGCGACGTCGCCCAAGGTTTCCTGCTCGCCGCCGAGAAGGGTCGGACCGGTCACAACTACCTGCTCGGTGGCCACCGGTTCGACCTGTTCGACGCGCAGGTGCTCGCCGCGACGTACGCCGGCCAGCAGGGTCCCCGCATCAGGATCCCGATGCGGCTGCTGCAGACGGTCGCACCGCTCGTCGACCCGATCGCCCGACGGTTCGGGTCGGAGTCGTTCGCGCCCGCGGCCCTGGAGAACATCTCGATGAGCCCGGTGGTCGACCGCTCCAAGGCGGGCGCCGAGCTGGGCTACGAACCGAGGTCGACCCAGGACACGGTCCGCGACCTGGTCGACTTCTTCGCCGCGAATGGAATGCTGCAGCGATGA